The following proteins are co-located in the Labrys monachus genome:
- a CDS encoding HlyD family secretion protein: MTKHSTSLEIERRISATEAAPSLQQPLLRGKGEGRQAPALAGEAAVVAPPARKGRLRPALLAAAGIAAATGAAWFGWQYWTVGRFQISTDDAYIQADNTTIAPKVSGYIAAVLVGDNQPVKAGQVLARIDDRDFRVALDQAKADVAAARAAIASKQASLDAQQSLIEAAKATVTVDQANLTFAQQDDRRYSALASNGFGSVQNAQQASARIAAGRAAVERDTASLVNATKQVDLLKAQLAQAQATLAHDEAVQDQAELNLSYTNVVAPVDGVVGNRTLRVGQYVQAGTQLMAVVPLAAAYVVANYKETQLTGVRPGQAADIDVDMFPGVTFHGHVDSIAPASGQEFALLPPDNATGNFTKVVQRIPVKIVLDAGNPLAGGLRPGMSVYPTIETGARS, translated from the coding sequence ATGACAAAGCATTCAACCTCCCTGGAGATCGAACGGCGGATATCCGCGACAGAGGCCGCTCCGTCCCTGCAGCAGCCGCTTCTGCGCGGCAAGGGCGAGGGACGGCAGGCGCCGGCGCTTGCCGGCGAGGCGGCCGTGGTCGCTCCCCCGGCGAGGAAAGGCCGGCTGCGTCCGGCGCTGCTCGCCGCCGCAGGCATCGCCGCGGCAACGGGCGCAGCCTGGTTCGGCTGGCAATACTGGACGGTCGGGCGTTTCCAGATCTCCACGGATGACGCCTATATCCAGGCGGACAACACGACGATCGCCCCCAAGGTCTCCGGCTATATCGCCGCCGTCCTCGTCGGCGACAACCAGCCGGTGAAGGCCGGCCAGGTGCTGGCCCGTATCGACGACCGCGATTTCCGGGTCGCCCTCGACCAGGCCAAGGCCGATGTGGCCGCAGCCCGTGCGGCGATCGCCAGCAAGCAGGCCTCCCTCGATGCGCAGCAGTCGCTCATCGAGGCGGCGAAGGCCACCGTCACCGTCGACCAGGCCAACCTGACCTTCGCCCAGCAGGATGACCGGCGCTATTCGGCGCTGGCCTCGAACGGTTTCGGCAGCGTGCAGAACGCTCAGCAGGCTTCGGCCCGCATCGCTGCCGGGCGCGCCGCCGTGGAGCGGGATACGGCCTCCCTCGTCAACGCGACCAAGCAGGTCGACCTCCTGAAGGCCCAACTCGCGCAGGCGCAGGCGACGCTCGCCCATGACGAGGCGGTGCAGGACCAGGCCGAGCTGAACCTCTCCTATACCAACGTCGTCGCGCCGGTGGACGGCGTCGTCGGCAACCGCACGCTGCGCGTTGGGCAATATGTGCAGGCCGGCACGCAGCTGATGGCGGTGGTGCCGCTGGCGGCCGCCTATGTCGTCGCCAACTACAAGGAGACGCAGCTGACCGGCGTCCGTCCCGGCCAGGCCGCCGACATCGACGTCGACATGTTCCCGGGCGTGACCTTCCATGGCCATGTCGACAGCATCGCGCCGGCGAGCGGGCAGGAATTCGCGCTGCTGCCGCCCGACAACGCGACGGGCAACTTCACCAAGGTCGTCCAGCGCATTCCCGTCAAGATCGTCCTCGATGCCGGCAATCCGCTCGCCGGCGGGCTGCGGCCCGGCATGTCGGTCTATCCGACGATCGAGACCGGGGCCCGGTCCTGA
- the gpt gene encoding xanthine phosphoribosyltransferase, translating to MSSPKPDKAFPVSWDQFHRDARALAWRLSGNGPFNAIVCITRGGLVPAAIISRELGIRLIETVCIASYHDYKTQSGLMVLKDVDDKLAVNGGEGILVVDDLVDTGKTARVVRERLPKAHFATVYAKPLGRPLVDTFVTEVSQDTWIYFPWDMGLAFQPPIAQENNG from the coding sequence ATGAGCTCGCCCAAGCCCGACAAGGCCTTCCCCGTTTCCTGGGACCAGTTCCATCGCGATGCGCGGGCGCTCGCCTGGCGGCTGTCGGGCAATGGTCCGTTCAACGCCATCGTCTGCATCACGCGCGGCGGCCTCGTGCCGGCGGCGATCATCTCGCGGGAACTCGGCATCCGCCTGATCGAGACGGTGTGCATCGCCAGCTACCACGACTACAAGACGCAGAGCGGCCTGATGGTGCTCAAGGATGTCGACGACAAGCTCGCGGTGAACGGCGGCGAGGGCATCCTGGTGGTCGACGATCTCGTCGATACCGGCAAGACGGCGCGCGTCGTGCGCGAGCGGCTGCCGAAGGCGCATTTCGCCACCGTCTACGCCAAGCCACTGGGCCGGCCGCTGGTGGACACCTTCGTCACCGAAGTCAGCCAGGATACCTGGATCTATTTCCCCTGGGACATGGGCCTCGCCTTCCAGCCGCCGATCGCGCAGGAGAACAACGGCTAG
- a CDS encoding sugar ABC transporter ATP-binding protein, with the protein MSEAVGGEPARPAARPQGLPLALLLTGLTKTFGGQRALDDASLEVAQGEVHGLLGQNGSGKSTLIKVLAGFHAPDPGGRLTICGTDVPMPLAPGAFRRHRISFVHQHLGLIPSLTVLENMLIGRLAHSRSLAINWGRERRAAAARFESYGVPLDPGATLADLSPVQRALLAIMRATEEMQGGEGEGNGLLILDEPTPFLPRRDVDQLFRVVRAVVAGGASVIFVSHDVDEVLEITDRATVLRDGRVAGRLVTARSSKQDFIEAIVGRRLALAERPPAPPAAAAPLLTVTGLSGGTIAGLDLTAAEGEVVGLTGLIGSGYDEIPYLLYGARPAAGALRLGGDDFGLAGFSPREAMARGVVLIPGDRPNAGAIGVLPVSDNVTMPVLGTRFRGWRLDRGGMVRLARELGERFDVRPPNPLLPMAALSGGNQQKVLLAKWLQQAPRLVLLDEPTQGVDIGARQTVFRHIADAAAAGATVLCASSDYEQLAAICSRVLIFSEGRVVATLTGSDITKEAIAERSLGAAAR; encoded by the coding sequence GTGAGCGAGGCCGTCGGAGGTGAGCCCGCCAGGCCGGCCGCCCGCCCCCAGGGGCTGCCCCTGGCGCTGCTCCTGACCGGCCTCACCAAGACCTTCGGCGGACAGCGCGCCCTGGACGACGCCTCGCTGGAGGTCGCCCAGGGCGAGGTCCACGGCCTGCTGGGGCAGAACGGCTCCGGCAAGTCGACCCTCATCAAGGTGCTGGCGGGCTTTCACGCGCCCGACCCGGGCGGACGCCTGACGATCTGCGGCACTGACGTACCGATGCCGCTCGCCCCCGGCGCCTTCCGGCGCCACCGCATCAGCTTCGTGCACCAGCATCTGGGCCTCATCCCGAGCCTGACCGTGCTGGAGAACATGCTGATCGGCCGGCTGGCGCACAGCCGCTCCCTGGCGATCAACTGGGGCCGCGAGCGCCGCGCGGCGGCGGCGCGCTTCGAATCCTACGGCGTGCCGCTCGATCCCGGCGCGACCCTCGCCGATCTTTCGCCGGTGCAGCGCGCCTTGCTCGCCATCATGCGCGCCACGGAGGAGATGCAGGGCGGGGAGGGCGAAGGCAATGGCCTGCTGATCCTCGACGAACCCACGCCCTTCCTGCCGCGCCGGGACGTCGACCAGCTTTTCCGCGTGGTGCGGGCGGTGGTCGCCGGGGGCGCCAGCGTCATCTTCGTTTCGCACGACGTCGACGAGGTGCTGGAGATCACCGACCGGGCGACCGTGCTGCGCGACGGCCGGGTGGCCGGGCGGCTGGTCACGGCGCGCTCCTCCAAGCAGGATTTCATCGAGGCGATCGTCGGCCGCCGTCTCGCACTGGCCGAGCGCCCGCCTGCGCCGCCCGCGGCTGCCGCGCCGCTCCTGACGGTGACGGGGCTTTCGGGCGGCACCATCGCCGGGCTGGACCTCACTGCGGCCGAAGGCGAGGTCGTCGGGCTCACCGGCCTCATCGGCTCGGGCTATGACGAAATTCCGTATCTGCTCTATGGCGCGCGGCCGGCGGCGGGCGCCCTCCGGCTCGGCGGCGACGATTTCGGCCTCGCCGGCTTCTCGCCGCGCGAGGCCATGGCCCGCGGCGTCGTCCTCATCCCCGGCGACCGCCCGAATGCCGGCGCGATCGGCGTGCTGCCGGTGTCCGACAATGTGACGATGCCCGTCCTCGGCACGCGCTTCCGGGGCTGGCGGCTCGACCGCGGCGGCATGGTGCGCCTCGCGCGGGAGCTGGGCGAGCGCTTCGACGTGCGGCCGCCCAATCCGCTGCTGCCGATGGCGGCCCTCAGCGGCGGCAACCAGCAGAAGGTGCTTCTGGCCAAGTGGCTGCAGCAGGCGCCCCGTCTCGTGCTCCTCGACGAGCCGACCCAGGGCGTCGACATCGGAGCGCGCCAGACGGTGTTCCGCCATATCGCCGATGCGGCCGCCGCCGGTGCGACCGTGCTCTGCGCCAGCTCCGACTACGAACAGCTCGCCGCCATCTGCAGCCGCGTGCTGATCTTTTCCGAGGGGCGCGTCGTCGCCACCCTGACCGGAAGCGACATAACCAAGGAGGCGATCGCGGAGCGAAGCCTCGGCGCCGCGGCGCGATGA
- a CDS encoding TetR/AcrR family transcriptional regulator, with translation MRQIQAVAARPRGRPQLRCDEDTRHLLVEAAACEFQKSGYAGTSMATVAQRAGISTKTMYRLIPTKADLFTAVVADRIGLFMLAIDDETLEATDLEEALGRILAAYGRLTLSPETIAINRLVIGESDRFPEISNAFYDTAVLRTSLAMERWLRRQCDRGLMRLDDPALAVGMLRGMMIMEPQRNVMLGRAPAPSGEEILRRARVCARLFLQGCRI, from the coding sequence ATGCGACAAATTCAGGCGGTGGCGGCGCGCCCAAGAGGGCGGCCGCAGCTGCGGTGCGACGAGGACACCCGCCACCTCCTCGTCGAAGCCGCGGCATGCGAATTCCAGAAGAGCGGCTATGCCGGAACCAGCATGGCGACGGTGGCGCAGCGGGCCGGCATCTCGACCAAGACGATGTACCGCCTCATCCCCACCAAGGCGGATCTCTTCACCGCCGTCGTCGCCGACAGGATCGGACTGTTCATGCTGGCGATCGACGACGAAACCCTGGAGGCGACCGATCTGGAGGAGGCGCTCGGGCGCATCCTCGCCGCCTATGGCAGGCTGACGCTCAGCCCCGAGACGATCGCCATCAACCGTCTCGTCATCGGGGAAAGCGACCGTTTCCCCGAGATCTCCAACGCTTTCTACGATACCGCGGTGCTGCGCACGAGCCTGGCCATGGAACGATGGCTCCGGCGCCAATGCGATCGCGGACTGATGAGGCTGGACGATCCAGCCCTCGCCGTGGGCATGCTGCGGGGCATGATGATCATGGAGCCGCAGCGCAACGTCATGCTGGGCCGCGCGCCGGCACCCTCGGGCGAGGAAATCCTCCGGCGTGCAAGGGTTTGCGCACGGTTGTTCCTGCAAGGCTGCAGGATTTGA
- a CDS encoding DHA2 family efflux MFS transporter permease subunit — MSRSVQAASPSADKASLATWIAVLAGMIGAFMAILNIQITNASLLDIEGGIGTGVDNGAWVSTSYLIGEIVVIPLTGYLSQVLSFRRYIIGSTFFFALFSMACAFAHDLGTMIAMRGLQGFAGGVLIPMAFTMVVTRLPKPQQPLGLAMFALAVTFAPAIGPTIGGYLTENYGWQAIFFINTVPSLVMIVALLMTLEREPMRLGLLKEGDWAGIATMTIGLSSLQTLLEEGNQDDWFASAFIVRLAVIAAVFLTAFIWIELTVKKPLVDLRLLRGRNFGIGTLANALVGFALFGTVYVLPQYLAQVQGYNAEQIGEVLAWTGLPQIVLIPLVPRLMKTFDIRYIGFVGVALFAASCFMNIGMSLDYSGDQFFWPNIVRAIGQAMIITPLTAIATLDIAPKDAANASGLFNMLRNLAGAVGTATLATIITKREQFHSNIIGQSVTLYRQEVRDRITAMTGYFTAHGVSDPALAHREAIAALGSTVKRQALVMSFSDTFAVIGVMLAIAALSLLLARKGQAGAVAAH, encoded by the coding sequence ATGTCCCGTTCTGTCCAAGCTGCTTCACCGTCCGCCGACAAGGCCAGCCTGGCGACATGGATCGCCGTGCTCGCCGGCATGATCGGCGCCTTCATGGCGATCCTGAACATCCAGATCACCAATGCCTCCCTCCTCGACATCGAGGGCGGCATCGGCACCGGCGTCGACAACGGCGCCTGGGTGTCGACCTCCTATCTCATCGGCGAGATCGTGGTCATCCCGCTCACCGGCTATCTCAGCCAGGTCCTGTCCTTCCGCCGCTACATCATCGGCAGCACCTTCTTCTTCGCGCTGTTCTCGATGGCGTGCGCCTTCGCCCATGACCTCGGCACCATGATCGCCATGCGCGGCCTGCAGGGCTTCGCCGGCGGCGTGCTGATCCCGATGGCCTTCACCATGGTCGTCACCCGCCTGCCCAAGCCCCAGCAGCCGCTCGGTCTCGCCATGTTCGCGCTGGCCGTGACCTTCGCGCCCGCCATCGGCCCGACCATCGGCGGTTATCTGACCGAAAATTACGGCTGGCAAGCGATCTTCTTCATCAACACCGTGCCCAGCCTCGTCATGATCGTGGCGCTGCTGATGACACTGGAACGCGAGCCGATGCGCCTCGGCCTCCTGAAGGAGGGCGACTGGGCGGGCATCGCCACCATGACCATCGGGCTCTCCTCGCTGCAGACGCTGCTCGAGGAGGGCAACCAGGACGACTGGTTCGCCTCGGCCTTCATCGTTCGCCTCGCCGTCATCGCCGCGGTCTTCCTCACCGCGTTCATCTGGATCGAGCTCACGGTGAAGAAGCCGCTGGTCGACCTCCGACTGCTGCGCGGCCGCAATTTCGGCATCGGCACCCTCGCCAACGCGCTGGTGGGCTTTGCCCTGTTCGGCACCGTCTATGTGCTGCCGCAATATCTGGCGCAGGTGCAGGGCTACAATGCCGAACAGATCGGCGAGGTGCTGGCCTGGACGGGCCTGCCGCAGATCGTGCTGATCCCGCTGGTGCCGCGCCTGATGAAGACGTTCGACATCCGCTATATCGGCTTCGTCGGCGTCGCCCTCTTCGCCGCCAGTTGCTTCATGAATATCGGCATGTCGCTCGACTATTCCGGCGACCAGTTCTTCTGGCCGAACATCGTGCGCGCCATCGGGCAGGCGATGATCATCACACCCCTGACGGCGATCGCGACGCTCGACATCGCGCCCAAGGATGCCGCCAACGCTTCCGGCCTGTTCAACATGCTGCGCAATCTCGCCGGCGCCGTCGGCACGGCGACGCTGGCGACCATCATCACCAAGCGCGAGCAGTTCCATTCCAATATCATCGGCCAGTCCGTCACGCTCTACCGGCAGGAGGTGCGCGACAGGATCACGGCGATGACCGGCTATTTCACGGCGCACGGCGTCTCGGATCCGGCGCTGGCGCATCGCGAGGCCATCGCCGCGCTCGGCAGCACCGTCAAGCGGCAGGCGCTCGTGATGAGTTTCAGCGACACCTTCGCCGTCATCGGCGTCATGCTGGCGATCGCCGCCCTGTCGCTTCTCCTCGCCCGCAAGGGCCAGGCCGGGGCTGTCGCGGCGCACTGA
- a CDS encoding 2OG-Fe(II) oxygenase, whose protein sequence is MNTNIINLDVIRAAEVHTQPYRYIVGDGFLNEEKIPQLRQDFPKIEKPGFLTVEEVDQRGTFKQLIDELESSDMAEALSSKLGLDLDPHPRLTTVRRLSQLKDGRIHTDSESKLATFLVYMNDAWNDDGAGRLRVLKGPDDFDSMTAEIPPVMGTCFGFRRADNSWHGHKPFAGERRVVQITWLKDAAELERKKKRNTMAQFFKGIFGR, encoded by the coding sequence GTGAACACAAACATCATCAATCTCGACGTCATCCGGGCAGCCGAGGTTCATACCCAGCCCTACCGATACATCGTCGGGGACGGTTTCCTGAACGAGGAGAAGATCCCCCAGTTGCGGCAGGACTTCCCCAAGATCGAAAAGCCCGGCTTCCTGACCGTCGAGGAAGTGGACCAGCGCGGAACCTTCAAGCAGCTGATCGACGAGCTCGAAAGCTCCGACATGGCCGAAGCCCTCTCGTCCAAGCTCGGCCTCGACCTCGATCCGCATCCGCGCCTGACCACGGTACGGCGCCTGTCGCAGCTCAAGGACGGCCGGATCCATACCGACAGCGAAAGCAAGCTCGCCACCTTCCTCGTCTACATGAACGACGCCTGGAACGACGACGGCGCCGGCCGCCTGCGCGTCCTCAAAGGTCCGGACGATTTCGATTCGATGACGGCCGAGATCCCGCCGGTGATGGGAACCTGCTTCGGCTTCCGCCGCGCCGACAATTCCTGGCACGGCCACAAGCCCTTCGCCGGCGAGCGCCGCGTCGTGCAGATCACCTGGCTGAAGGACGCCGCGGAACTCGAGCGCAAGAAGAAGCGCAATACCATGGCGCAGTTCTTCAAGGGCATTTTCGGACGGTAA
- a CDS encoding sugar ABC transporter substrate-binding protein: MKYASVALAASIVAGSFGLIAGSSPVMADDLSYFEKQLEPYRAKPSFVAPGPSFDAPNCMKGKSILSIPVSSANPFTANIEKAMQAVAKDVGFKFTTWENQGQSSQWVQGMDTALNQKVSLIDLLAGSDPRVLVPQVKAAQAAKIPVIASHYNGVEQTSIVNGFADGDVPIDYFKAGSLLVDWAMVSTKGKLNALVLIASGPLSTDSMVAGINAELKHCDGCKTKTLNYTVPDWGTRITPGVQAALLADPTINYVIVIYDSMAQFVVPAITITGSQDRVKVDAFNGTPFVLGLVQAGQVEMDIGENLDWIGHSILDSEMRRVCGLPLVSDPKIPFLMFTKDNAKDAGTPPQLSQGYGDAYVKGFHDLWQLK; this comes from the coding sequence ATGAAATACGCCTCGGTCGCTCTGGCGGCTTCGATCGTCGCAGGCAGTTTCGGCCTGATCGCGGGTTCCTCGCCGGTCATGGCCGACGATCTGTCCTATTTCGAGAAGCAGCTCGAGCCCTATCGCGCCAAGCCCTCCTTCGTGGCGCCGGGGCCGAGCTTCGATGCGCCGAACTGCATGAAGGGCAAGTCGATCCTCAGTATCCCCGTCTCCAGCGCCAATCCCTTCACGGCGAATATCGAGAAGGCGATGCAGGCCGTCGCCAAGGATGTCGGCTTCAAGTTCACGACCTGGGAGAACCAGGGCCAGAGCTCGCAATGGGTCCAGGGCATGGACACCGCCCTTAACCAGAAGGTCAGCCTGATCGATCTGCTCGCCGGCTCCGACCCGCGCGTCCTCGTGCCGCAGGTGAAGGCGGCGCAGGCCGCCAAGATCCCCGTCATCGCCTCCCACTACAATGGCGTCGAGCAGACGTCGATCGTCAACGGCTTCGCCGACGGCGACGTGCCGATCGACTATTTCAAGGCCGGCTCGCTCCTCGTCGACTGGGCGATGGTGAGCACCAAGGGCAAGCTGAACGCGCTCGTGCTGATCGCCAGCGGCCCGCTCTCGACCGATTCCATGGTTGCCGGCATCAATGCCGAGCTCAAGCATTGCGACGGCTGCAAGACCAAGACGCTCAACTACACCGTGCCGGACTGGGGCACCCGCATCACCCCGGGCGTGCAGGCCGCGCTCCTCGCCGATCCGACCATCAACTACGTCATCGTCATCTATGACAGCATGGCGCAGTTCGTGGTTCCCGCCATCACCATCACCGGCTCGCAGGATCGCGTGAAGGTCGATGCCTTCAACGGCACGCCCTTCGTGCTCGGCCTCGTCCAGGCCGGCCAGGTCGAGATGGATATCGGCGAGAATCTCGACTGGATCGGCCATTCGATCCTCGATTCGGAAATGCGCCGGGTCTGCGGCCTGCCGCTGGTCTCGGACCCCAAGATCCCCTTCCTGATGTTCACCAAGGACAATGCCAAGGATGCCGGCACGCCGCCCCAGCTCTCGCAGGGCTATGGCGACGCCTATGTCAAGGGTTTCCACGATCTGTGGCAGCTGAAGTGA
- a CDS encoding Mrp/NBP35 family ATP-binding protein translates to MSLTPADVRRALELVKLPASGQSLPASGRLTEIRIDGAKVMFAIAIDPTEARAMEPVRAAAESAVRGLPGVANVLVGLTADRPAGEARRTEPGPRAQAAQQRPVGLPGIDKVIAVASGKGGVGKSTTACNLAICLAQTGLRVGLLDADIFGPSIPKLFGLRGKPEVVEGRIMKPLEAYGVKVMSIGFLVDEETPMIWRGPMVMSALTQLLREVRWGELDVLVVDMPPGTGDAQLTMAQHTPLAGAVIVSTPQDLALIDARRGVAMFQKVSVPVLGIVENMSTFSCPNCGHVSHLFGHGGARREAERLGVPFLGELPLSLEVRERSDSGRPVAATLPDSAEAGIYRQMAASVWATLSGGGPDRRAPPRIVIE, encoded by the coding sequence TTGTCCCTGACGCCTGCCGATGTCCGCCGCGCGCTCGAACTCGTCAAACTGCCGGCGAGCGGCCAATCCCTGCCGGCTTCGGGCCGCCTGACCGAGATCCGCATCGACGGAGCCAAGGTGATGTTCGCCATCGCCATCGATCCGACCGAGGCGCGTGCGATGGAACCCGTACGCGCGGCGGCCGAGAGCGCCGTGCGCGGCCTGCCCGGCGTCGCCAACGTCCTCGTCGGCCTCACGGCGGACAGGCCGGCGGGCGAGGCGCGCCGCACCGAGCCCGGGCCGCGCGCGCAGGCGGCGCAGCAGCGCCCGGTCGGCCTGCCCGGCATCGACAAGGTGATCGCCGTCGCCTCCGGCAAGGGCGGCGTCGGCAAGTCGACCACCGCCTGCAACCTCGCCATCTGCCTGGCCCAGACGGGGCTGCGCGTCGGCCTGCTCGATGCCGACATCTTCGGTCCGTCGATTCCCAAGCTGTTCGGCCTGCGCGGAAAGCCCGAAGTGGTGGAGGGGCGGATCATGAAGCCGCTCGAAGCCTATGGCGTGAAGGTGATGTCGATCGGCTTCCTCGTCGACGAGGAGACGCCGATGATCTGGCGAGGCCCGATGGTGATGTCGGCCCTCACGCAGCTTTTGCGCGAAGTGCGCTGGGGCGAGCTCGACGTCCTCGTCGTCGACATGCCGCCCGGCACCGGCGATGCGCAATTGACCATGGCGCAGCACACGCCGCTGGCCGGCGCCGTCATCGTCTCGACACCGCAGGACCTGGCGCTGATCGATGCCCGACGCGGCGTAGCGATGTTCCAGAAGGTGAGCGTGCCGGTGCTCGGCATCGTCGAGAACATGTCGACTTTCTCCTGCCCGAACTGCGGCCACGTCTCGCATCTGTTCGGCCATGGCGGTGCGCGGCGCGAGGCGGAACGGCTCGGCGTGCCTTTCCTCGGCGAATTGCCGCTGTCGCTGGAGGTGCGCGAGCGTTCCGACAGCGGCAGGCCGGTCGCCGCGACGCTTCCCGACAGTGCCGAAGCGGGCATCTACCGCCAGATGGCCGCCTCCGTATGGGCGACCTTGTCCGGCGGCGGGCCGGATCGACGCGCCCCGCCGCGGATCGTCATCGAATAG
- a CDS encoding FkbM family methyltransferase — translation MLDELDQSPYGERAPSAAVARIMGVTRRQPDNWLGRRIAYALRSYARSQLTGPVDTEAMGARFRLYPFTNVCEKKILFTPQFFDPVERDFIRSRLRPDFVFLDVGANIGGYSLAVAAFAGPQARIIAFEPQPQIFERLAYNIAQNPFGTIKAVACAVADHDGELTLFLNCENRGQASVKLVASEQSSGGMIKVPAKSLLSLLREEELTHVDAAKLDVEGAEDLIMEPFLRDAPKSLWPRLLLVENIEGRWHKDVGILLLDHGYRSITISLRNVAFELPDAT, via the coding sequence ATGTTGGACGAACTGGACCAGAGCCCCTATGGCGAACGGGCGCCTTCGGCCGCAGTGGCGCGGATCATGGGAGTGACGCGGCGCCAACCCGACAATTGGCTGGGACGGCGCATCGCCTATGCCCTTCGCAGCTATGCCAGGAGCCAGCTGACCGGGCCGGTCGACACCGAAGCGATGGGGGCGCGGTTCCGCCTCTACCCCTTCACCAATGTCTGCGAGAAGAAGATCCTGTTCACGCCGCAATTCTTCGATCCGGTCGAGCGCGACTTCATCCGCTCGCGCCTGAGGCCCGACTTCGTCTTTCTCGACGTCGGTGCCAATATCGGCGGCTATTCGCTGGCAGTGGCGGCCTTCGCCGGTCCGCAAGCCCGCATCATCGCCTTCGAGCCGCAGCCGCAGATCTTCGAGCGCCTCGCCTACAACATCGCCCAGAACCCGTTCGGTACCATCAAGGCGGTTGCCTGCGCCGTCGCCGATCACGACGGCGAGCTCACGCTCTTCCTCAACTGCGAGAACCGCGGCCAGGCCAGCGTGAAGCTGGTCGCGAGCGAGCAATCCTCAGGCGGCATGATCAAGGTGCCCGCAAAGTCGCTGCTTTCCCTGCTGCGCGAGGAAGAACTCACCCATGTCGACGCCGCCAAGCTCGATGTCGAGGGCGCCGAGGACCTGATCATGGAGCCCTTCCTGCGCGACGCGCCGAAATCGTTGTGGCCGAGGCTCCTGCTGGTGGAGAACATCGAGGGGCGATGGCACAAGGACGTCGGCATCCTCCTGCTCGACCACGGCTACAGGAGCATCACGATCAGCCTGCGCAACGTCGCTTTCGAGCTTCCAGACGCGACATGA
- a CDS encoding competence/damage-inducible protein A, translating into MESSGQSSSATVRAAILVIGDEILSGRTKDKNIGYIAEFLTGVGIDVKEVRVVPDEEDRIIEALDALRGRYDYVFTTGGIGPTHDDITADAVAKAFGVAIDVDPRAVAVMTAHYGGSEHLTPARLRMARIPAGAELVDNPVSAAPGFMLGNVVVMAGVPHIMQRMLDNAALKLRTGSVTLSDSVSPGPGIGEGMIAEPLAAIAAGHPEVSIGSYPSFGPAGFQTQLVIRGKDAAKVAAAKADIEAMVTGLRR; encoded by the coding sequence ATGGAAAGCAGCGGCCAGTCTTCCTCCGCCACGGTGAGGGCGGCGATCCTCGTCATCGGCGACGAGATCCTGTCGGGGCGCACCAAGGACAAGAATATCGGCTATATCGCCGAGTTCCTCACCGGCGTCGGCATCGACGTCAAGGAAGTGCGGGTGGTTCCGGACGAGGAGGATCGCATCATCGAAGCGCTCGATGCGCTTCGCGGCCGGTACGACTATGTGTTCACCACCGGCGGCATCGGCCCGACCCATGACGACATCACCGCCGATGCGGTGGCCAAGGCCTTCGGCGTCGCCATCGACGTCGACCCGCGTGCGGTGGCGGTGATGACGGCCCATTACGGCGGCTCCGAGCACCTCACGCCGGCGCGCCTGCGCATGGCCCGCATTCCGGCGGGCGCCGAACTCGTGGACAACCCGGTTTCGGCGGCGCCGGGCTTCATGCTCGGCAATGTCGTCGTGATGGCGGGCGTGCCGCACATCATGCAGCGCATGCTCGACAATGCCGCGCTGAAGCTGCGCACCGGCTCCGTGACCCTGTCCGACAGCGTGTCGCCCGGGCCGGGCATCGGCGAGGGCATGATCGCCGAGCCGCTGGCCGCCATCGCCGCCGGCCATCCCGAGGTGTCGATCGGCTCCTATCCTTCCTTCGGCCCGGCCGGCTTCCAGACCCAGCTGGTGATCCGCGGCAAGGATGCGGCGAAGGTCGCCGCGGCCAAGGCCGATATCGAGGCGATGGTGACGGGGCTCCGGCGATAG